A single region of the Roseivivax sp. THAF197b genome encodes:
- a CDS encoding AAA family ATPase, producing the protein MGLLIVASIVALTYVVLTNVDERYTAKSTVVMTLFDTRVRSTDVQLESFELTRTIIETQMDVLRSHEFAEEVATALELFDNLDFVGPPADGTIETPEIRQERVIDKLLGTYDVYRQGESLAFSVVATSGNPEMAAAIANQVSDTFIDISRLERRETIEESIAFLRDRVEKLGEDLSQSELELADFIRNNDLYDENLVDRLRSDLERASAVVEILEARPSDPAELAEPRRQLENAEQALYDHTRAELTLMRMQRAMELLRTSYQTSIEKLTEFETQLEFSNQGARQVSVARIPLEPSWPNIPVALVVSAVVGFTIAFVIALLLEGMNNRLWTEDGTVPVSGVPNLGYLPRIKRRGLLWRRHAPVWFLVNNPYSAFSETLRSFLTLWFNRRERAKIIMVASGLPNEGKSTLTVSLATMAAREGMRVLVLDLDSHRRGSSKLVNYQTSAKPISEALTEDFEAEPVVVDGQPIEGLEILSLQTRASASPQHLKKWLDRLNRKLRDSYDLVLVDVPPVLIMDDACRFGPLVEATVVVVRWGQTTQTALSDTMERLQRNGMNVLGTVINDVDLRKHRKHGYGGAPQYYDYAAKYYQ; encoded by the coding sequence ATGGGCCTGCTGATCGTCGCGAGCATTGTCGCGCTGACCTATGTCGTTCTGACGAATGTGGACGAGCGGTATACGGCGAAATCCACCGTGGTGATGACCCTTTTCGACACGCGGGTCCGGTCGACGGATGTGCAGCTTGAAAGTTTCGAACTGACCCGGACGATCATCGAGACGCAGATGGACGTCCTGCGCTCGCATGAATTCGCAGAGGAAGTGGCGACCGCGCTGGAGCTCTTCGACAATCTCGATTTCGTCGGGCCGCCGGCAGACGGAACCATTGAGACGCCCGAGATCCGCCAGGAGCGGGTGATCGACAAGCTTCTGGGCACGTATGACGTATACCGACAGGGCGAGAGCCTGGCCTTCTCGGTCGTCGCCACCTCGGGAAACCCGGAGATGGCGGCGGCGATCGCCAACCAGGTTTCGGACACGTTCATCGACATCTCGAGGCTGGAGCGGCGCGAAACGATCGAGGAATCCATCGCGTTCCTGCGCGACCGGGTGGAGAAGCTTGGGGAGGATCTGTCGCAATCCGAGCTCGAACTCGCGGATTTCATCCGCAACAATGATCTTTACGACGAAAACCTCGTCGACCGGCTGCGCTCAGACCTTGAGCGTGCCTCTGCCGTGGTGGAAATCCTCGAAGCACGGCCGAGCGATCCTGCCGAACTGGCCGAACCGCGGCGGCAACTGGAAAATGCCGAGCAGGCGCTTTACGACCACACCCGCGCCGAGCTGACATTGATGCGCATGCAGCGCGCCATGGAGCTTCTGCGCACGAGCTATCAGACATCGATCGAGAAGCTGACGGAGTTCGAGACGCAGCTCGAATTCTCCAATCAGGGCGCGCGGCAGGTCTCGGTTGCGCGGATCCCGCTGGAGCCGTCCTGGCCGAACATCCCGGTGGCCCTCGTGGTCAGTGCGGTGGTCGGGTTCACGATCGCGTTCGTGATCGCCCTGCTTCTGGAAGGAATGAACAACAGGCTCTGGACCGAGGACGGCACCGTTCCGGTCAGCGGCGTGCCGAACCTGGGATATCTGCCGCGGATCAAGCGCAGGGGCCTGCTCTGGCGACGGCACGCGCCCGTCTGGTTCCTGGTGAACAACCCCTATTCCGCCTTCAGCGAGACGCTGCGGAGTTTCTTGACCTTGTGGTTCAATCGCCGCGAGAGGGCCAAGATCATCATGGTCGCCTCTGGCCTGCCCAATGAGGGCAAGTCGACCCTGACCGTGTCATTGGCGACCATGGCCGCGCGGGAAGGGATGCGGGTTCTGGTCCTCGATCTGGACAGTCATCGTCGGGGGTCCTCGAAGCTGGTGAATTACCAGACCTCGGCGAAGCCGATCAGCGAGGCGCTGACCGAAGATTTCGAGGCGGAGCCAGTGGTGGTCGATGGCCAGCCCATCGAGGGGCTCGAAATCCTGTCGCTGCAGACCCGCGCCAGCGCATCGCCGCAGCATCTGAAGAAGTGGCTCGACCGGCTGAACCGCAAACTGCGCGACAGCTACGATCTCGTGCTGGTCGACGTGCCGCCGGTCCTGATCATGGACGATGCCTGCCGGTTCGGACCGCTCGTGGAGGCGACGGTGGTGGTGGTCCGCTGGGGGCAGACCACGCAGACCGCGCTGTCCGACACGATGGAACGGCTGCAGCGGAACGGCATGAATGTCCTGGGGACGGTCATCAACGATGTGGATTTGCGCAAGCACCGGAAGCATGGCTACGGAGGTGCACCGCAATACTATGATTATGCCGCAAAATATTATCAGTAA
- a CDS encoding glycosyltransferase: MLLRYLSSLGPRISDHTVLSLIEDGSVGIAMRDLGVAVDTLGLSAGQITPAALPQLRSRLSALAPDVVHGWMYHGCLSSWAALAGRRARRPRLVWGIHHSLQDIRNEKRSSRAVIRTMAALSGRTDAITYCSDTSRRQHEAIGFAPDKSVLIPNAVNAEQFRPDPAAHAHLAEICGVPEGRLLIGNVARSHPMKDHPSMVQACAQLLQQGHDVQAVLIGEGHGDGPALAEAKKLGIADRVTALGVRDDIAALVPGLDVFLLCSAWGEAFPLAVTEAMAAGVPCVVTDVGDCAVLVGDTGIVVPPQDPAVQAEAVSQLISLGREGRQELGAKARERVQKFYSTDIYRDEHDKLYRAVSFGETTQTRQSVSA, translated from the coding sequence ATGTTACTCCGCTACCTTTCGTCATTGGGTCCACGCATTTCCGATCACACAGTCCTGTCCCTCATTGAAGATGGGTCAGTTGGCATCGCCATGCGCGACCTTGGTGTCGCGGTGGACACACTCGGGCTTTCGGCCGGGCAGATTACGCCCGCGGCCCTTCCGCAGCTTCGCAGTCGGCTGAGCGCGCTCGCGCCGGATGTGGTGCATGGCTGGATGTATCACGGCTGCCTGTCGAGTTGGGCGGCTTTGGCGGGGCGGCGCGCCCGGCGGCCAAGGCTGGTCTGGGGCATCCATCATTCCCTGCAGGATATCCGCAACGAAAAGCGGTCCAGCCGGGCGGTGATCCGGACCATGGCCGCATTGTCCGGCCGTACCGACGCCATCACCTATTGCTCCGACACATCGCGCCGACAGCATGAGGCGATCGGCTTTGCGCCGGACAAGTCGGTGCTGATCCCGAATGCGGTGAATGCAGAGCAGTTTCGCCCTGATCCTGCCGCGCACGCGCATCTGGCGGAGATCTGCGGCGTGCCGGAGGGGCGCCTTCTGATCGGCAATGTCGCCCGCAGCCATCCGATGAAGGACCATCCTTCGATGGTGCAGGCCTGCGCACAGCTTTTGCAGCAGGGGCATGATGTGCAAGCGGTCCTCATCGGGGAGGGCCATGGCGACGGCCCGGCGCTTGCCGAGGCCAAAAAGCTGGGCATTGCGGATCGTGTGACGGCACTGGGGGTGCGCGACGATATCGCGGCGCTTGTTCCGGGGCTCGATGTCTTCCTTCTGTGCTCGGCCTGGGGGGAGGCCTTCCCGCTTGCCGTGACCGAAGCGATGGCGGCGGGCGTGCCCTGCGTCGTCACGGATGTGGGCGACTGCGCCGTGCTTGTCGGAGACACGGGGATTGTCGTGCCGCCGCAAGATCCCGCAGTACAGGCCGAAGCGGTCTCGCAACTCATTTCATTGGGGCGTGAAGGACGTCAGGAACTGGGCGCAAAGGCCCGGGAACGCGTACAAAAATTTTATTCGACCGATATTTATCGCGATGAGCATGACAAGCTTTATCGCGCGGTTTCTTTTGGTGAGACGACCCAGACCAGGCAGTCTGTTTCCGCCTGA